A window of the Triplophysa rosa linkage group LG23, Trosa_1v2, whole genome shotgun sequence genome harbors these coding sequences:
- the arf2b gene encoding ADP-ribosylation factor 2b, protein MGNVFSNLFKGLFGKKEMRILMVGLDAAGKTTILYKLKLGEIVTTIPTIGFNVETVEYKNISFTVWDVGGQDKIRPLWRHYFQNTQGLIFVVDSNDRERVNEAREELTRMLAEDELRDAVLLVFANKQDLPNAMNAAEITDKLGLHALRHRNWYIQATCATSGDGLYEGLDWLSNQLKNQK, encoded by the exons ATGGGGAACGTCTTTTCGAACCTGTTCAAGGGTTTATTCGGGAAGAAGGAGATGAGAATTCTCATGGTCGGTCTTGATGCCGCTGGTAAAACTACCATCCTGTACAAACTGAAACTGGGAGAAATAGTGACCACCATCCCTACTATTG gtTTTAATGTAGAAACTGTAGAATATAAGAATATCAGTTTCACGGTGTGGGATGTTGGTGGCCAAGACAAAATCAGACCACTATGGAGACATTACTTCCAAAACACTCAAG GTTTGATCTTCGTAGTGGATAGTAACGACAGGGAACGTGTTAATGAAGCCAGAGAGGAATTGACGAGGATGTTGGCAGAAGACGAGTTGCGTGATGCTGTTCTTTTGGTCTTTGCAAACAAACAG GACTTGCCCAATGCCATGAATGCAGCTGAGATCACAGATAAACTCGGGCTTCATGCCCTCCGTCATCGTAACTGGTACATCCAGGCCACCTGCGCGACCAGCGGCGACGGGCTCTACGAGGGGCTTGACTGGCTCTCCAATCAGTTGAAAAATCAGAAATGA
- the grb7 gene encoding growth factor receptor-bound protein 7 isoform X1, whose product MEVKGCRSEVEVFSRSSAEMMSRPDSLPVSCSSSQSFQTPRSLPLTIRNTHSVRSRGASSAPLIPNPFPELCSPTHSPVLNTSLGSREKASDSSTHVLRVYGDGTHSRSVLVSSGATAHDVCHMLAQAAHCMDEESWALVEHHSALGLERCLEDHERVVQIQSSWPPEGDTKLIFRKNYAKYEFFKKPVLFFPDHMISNSADVTKGMTSSELVQSLVKSGSCPEIQGYLNVREGGKKSWKRLYCFLRRSGLYCSSKGQSKEPRHLQFIADLEDLNVFAVFNERKLHGAPGEHVFCVKASKDRFRSQDVKLMCADSESSRTCWITAFRLFKHGKQLQCNYQLAQSGSSVNNPRPESKFTDRDESMVAMDFSGNSGRVIQNPHEAQSAEQEEGHNWRVCVCKREALRFSLQNSTSQGSQFTREHSPVHRVQPWFHGGVSRSEAQKLLEEQGQVDGMFLIRDSQQHAQCFVLSLCYKLKTKHYLIIPLVQEVRQYYTMDDGVTLFTDLLQLVEFHQINRGILPVCLKHPCTCIAL is encoded by the exons ATGGAGGTCAAAGGTTGTAGGTCAGAGGTGGAAGTGTTTAGCAGGTCATCGGCCGAGATGATGTCCAGACCCGATTCTCTGCCGGTTAGCTGTTCTTCATCACAGAGCTTTCAGACGCCTCGATCTCTTCCTCTGACtatcagaaacacacacag CGTCAGGTCTCGGGGGGCATCTTCTGCTCCGTTAATTCCCAATCCATTTCCTGAACTGTGCAGTCCGACACACTCGCCCGTGCTGAACACGTCTCTCGGCAGCAGGGAGAAAGCGTCCGACAGCAGCACGCAT GTTCTGAGGGTGTATGGGGATGGTACACACAGTCGTTCAGTCTTGGTGTCGTCAGGGGCAACCGCACACGACGTGTGTCACATGCTGGCTCAGGCGGCACACTGTATGGATGAGGAGAGCTGGGCACTCGTAGAACATCATTCTGCTTTGGGTCTGG AGCGCTGTTTGGAAGATCATGAGCGTGTGGTACAGATCCAGTCCTCCTGGCCACCAGAGGGCGACACAAAGCTCATCTTCCGCAAAAATTACGCCAAGTACGAGTTCTTCAAAAAACCTGTG CTGTTCTTCCCAGACCACATGATCTCCAACAGTGCTGATGTCACTAAAGGAATGACGTCATCAGAGCTGGTGCAG AGTTTGGTAAAGAGTGGCTCGTGTCCTGAGATCCAAGGGTATCTTAATGTGCGAGAGGGCGGAAAGAAGTCCTGGAAGAGGCTTTACTGTTTCTTACGGCGCTCTGGACTCTACTGCTCCAGCAAAGGCCAATCAAAG GAACCTCGACACTTGCAGTTCATCGCAGATTTGGAGGATCTGAATGTGTTCGCAGTGTTCAACGAGCGTAAACTTCACGGTGCTCCGGGTGAGCATGTCTTCTGTGTGAAG gCCTCGAAAGACAGGTTTCGCTCTCAGGACGTGAAGCTGATGTGCGCTGACAGCGAGTCGAGTCGAACGTGCTGGATCACAGCCTTCAGATTGTTTAAG cATGGGAAACAGCTCCAGTGTAATTACCAGCTCGCCCAGTCGGGTTCTAGTGTGAACAACCCACGCCCAGAATCCAAG TTTACAGACAGAGACGAGTCGATGGTTGCCATGGATTTCTCAGGGAACAGCGGACGGGTGATCCAGAACCCACACGAGGCCCAGAGCGCCGAGCAGGAGGAGGGACACAACTggcgggtgtgtgtgtgt aagCGAGAGGCTCTGCGATTCAGTTTACAGAACAGCACAAGTCAGGGGTCGCAGTTCACCCGCGAGCATTCCC CGGTTCATCGGGTTCAGCCGTGGTTCCATGGGGGCGTGTCTCGTAGCGAAGCTCAAAAGCTATTGGAGGAACAGGGTCAAGTTGACGG GATGTTTCTGATTCGCGACAGTCAGCAGCACGCACAATGCTTTGTGTTGTCCTTGTGTTATAAACTGAAGACAAAACACTACCTCATCATTCCT TTAGTGCAGGAGGTGCGTCAGTACTACACAATGGATGACGGTGTCACACTCTTCACAGATCTTCTGCAGTTGGTGGAGTTTCACCAGATTAACCGTGGCATCTTACCTGTGTGTCTGAAACACCCTTGCACTTGCATTGCACTCTGA
- the grb7 gene encoding growth factor receptor-bound protein 7 isoform X2, which yields MEVKGCRSEVEVFSRSSAEMMSRPDSLPVSCSSSQSFQTPRSLPLTIRNTHSVRSRGASSAPLIPNPFPELCSPTHSPVLNTSLGSREKASDSSTHVLRVYGDGTHSRSVLVSSGATAHDVCHMLAQAAHCMDEESWALVEHHSALGLERCLEDHERVVQIQSSWPPEGDTKLIFRKNYAKYEFFKKPVLFFPDHMISNSADVTKGMTSSELVQSLVKSGSCPEIQGYLNVREGGKKSWKRLYCFLRRSGLYCSSKGQSKEPRHLQFIADLEDLNVFAVFNERKLHGAPGEHVFCVKASKDRFRSQDVKLMCADSESSRTCWITAFRLFKHGKQLQCNYQLAQSGSSVNNPRPESKFTDRDESMVAMDFSGNSGRVIQNPHEAQSAEQEEGHNWRKREALRFSLQNSTSQGSQFTREHSPVHRVQPWFHGGVSRSEAQKLLEEQGQVDGMFLIRDSQQHAQCFVLSLCYKLKTKHYLIIPLVQEVRQYYTMDDGVTLFTDLLQLVEFHQINRGILPVCLKHPCTCIAL from the exons ATGGAGGTCAAAGGTTGTAGGTCAGAGGTGGAAGTGTTTAGCAGGTCATCGGCCGAGATGATGTCCAGACCCGATTCTCTGCCGGTTAGCTGTTCTTCATCACAGAGCTTTCAGACGCCTCGATCTCTTCCTCTGACtatcagaaacacacacag CGTCAGGTCTCGGGGGGCATCTTCTGCTCCGTTAATTCCCAATCCATTTCCTGAACTGTGCAGTCCGACACACTCGCCCGTGCTGAACACGTCTCTCGGCAGCAGGGAGAAAGCGTCCGACAGCAGCACGCAT GTTCTGAGGGTGTATGGGGATGGTACACACAGTCGTTCAGTCTTGGTGTCGTCAGGGGCAACCGCACACGACGTGTGTCACATGCTGGCTCAGGCGGCACACTGTATGGATGAGGAGAGCTGGGCACTCGTAGAACATCATTCTGCTTTGGGTCTGG AGCGCTGTTTGGAAGATCATGAGCGTGTGGTACAGATCCAGTCCTCCTGGCCACCAGAGGGCGACACAAAGCTCATCTTCCGCAAAAATTACGCCAAGTACGAGTTCTTCAAAAAACCTGTG CTGTTCTTCCCAGACCACATGATCTCCAACAGTGCTGATGTCACTAAAGGAATGACGTCATCAGAGCTGGTGCAG AGTTTGGTAAAGAGTGGCTCGTGTCCTGAGATCCAAGGGTATCTTAATGTGCGAGAGGGCGGAAAGAAGTCCTGGAAGAGGCTTTACTGTTTCTTACGGCGCTCTGGACTCTACTGCTCCAGCAAAGGCCAATCAAAG GAACCTCGACACTTGCAGTTCATCGCAGATTTGGAGGATCTGAATGTGTTCGCAGTGTTCAACGAGCGTAAACTTCACGGTGCTCCGGGTGAGCATGTCTTCTGTGTGAAG gCCTCGAAAGACAGGTTTCGCTCTCAGGACGTGAAGCTGATGTGCGCTGACAGCGAGTCGAGTCGAACGTGCTGGATCACAGCCTTCAGATTGTTTAAG cATGGGAAACAGCTCCAGTGTAATTACCAGCTCGCCCAGTCGGGTTCTAGTGTGAACAACCCACGCCCAGAATCCAAG TTTACAGACAGAGACGAGTCGATGGTTGCCATGGATTTCTCAGGGAACAGCGGACGGGTGATCCAGAACCCACACGAGGCCCAGAGCGCCGAGCAGGAGGAGGGACACAACTggcgg aagCGAGAGGCTCTGCGATTCAGTTTACAGAACAGCACAAGTCAGGGGTCGCAGTTCACCCGCGAGCATTCCC CGGTTCATCGGGTTCAGCCGTGGTTCCATGGGGGCGTGTCTCGTAGCGAAGCTCAAAAGCTATTGGAGGAACAGGGTCAAGTTGACGG GATGTTTCTGATTCGCGACAGTCAGCAGCACGCACAATGCTTTGTGTTGTCCTTGTGTTATAAACTGAAGACAAAACACTACCTCATCATTCCT TTAGTGCAGGAGGTGCGTCAGTACTACACAATGGATGACGGTGTCACACTCTTCACAGATCTTCTGCAGTTGGTGGAGTTTCACCAGATTAACCGTGGCATCTTACCTGTGTGTCTGAAACACCCTTGCACTTGCATTGCACTCTGA